One Brassica napus cultivar Da-Ae chromosome C4, Da-Ae, whole genome shotgun sequence genomic region harbors:
- the LOC106354069 gene encoding uncharacterized protein LOC106354069: protein MKPLIETFPWILWYIWKARNDKLFNGREVSPIDTLQLASVEAECWKKVNLPEDEEEEEARSAPSVTLTSVTLTLPMFPQRPTCQIDASWIDNGTVSGLGWFYKDPMGIERFGLQGCRKSLSALHAEMEGLIWAMSCLRELHCTAVQMETDRSDLVDMIANPTD from the coding sequence ATGAAACCACTTATTGAGACCTTCCCATGGATcctatggtacatttggaaggcacGTAACGATAAATTGTTCAATGGAAGAGAGGTATCACCCATTGACACCCTTCAGCTAGCTTCCGTCGAAGCCGAGTGCTGGAAGAAAGTGAACTTACCCGAGgacgaagaggaagaggaggcaCGATCTGCTCCTTCAGTTACCTTGACTTCAGTTACCTTGACTCTCCCTATGTTCCCCCAACGCCCGACCTGTCAAATCGATGCGTCATGGATCGATAATGGCACGGTTAGTGGACTAGGGTGGTTCTACAAGGACCCAATGGGAATCGAAAGATTTGGATTACAAGGATGCCGGAAAAGCCTATCAGCCCTTCATGCAGAAATGGAAGGACTCATATGGGCGATGTCTTGTTTACGCGAGTTACATTGCACCGCGGTTCAAATGGAGACGGATCGCTCCGACCTGGTGGACATGATTGCAAACCCTACCGACTAG
- the LOC106450958 gene encoding ADP-ribosylation factor 1, producing MGLSFGKLFSKLFAKKEMRILMVGLDAAGKTTILYKLKLGEIVTTIPTIGFNVETVEYKNISFTVWDVGGQDKIRPLWRHYFQNTQGLIFVVDSNDRDRVVEARDELHRMLNEDELRDAVLLVFANKQDLPNAMNAAEITDKLGLHSLRQRHWYIQSTCATSGEGLYEGLDWLSNNIANKA from the exons ATGGGGCTATCATTTGGGAAGCTGTTCAGCAAGCTGTTTGCGAAGAAAGAGATGCGTATTCTCATGGTTGGTCTCGATGCTGCTGGTAAGACCACCATCCTCTACAAGCTCAAGCTTGGTGAGATCGTCACCACCATTCCCACCATTG gtttcaATGTTGAAACTGTGGAGTACAAGAACATTAGCTTCACCGTCTGGGATGTCGGGGGTCAGGACAAG ATCCGTCCGTTGTGGAGACACTACTTCCAGAACACACAGGGTCTTATCTTCGTCGTGGACAGCAACGATCGTGACCGTGTTGTTGAAGCCAGGGACGAGCTTCACAGGATGCTCAACGAg GATGAACTGAGGGATGCAGTTCTACTTGTTTTTGCTAACAAGCAAGATCTCCCCAACGCTATGAACGCTGCTGAGATTACTGACAAGCTTGGCCTTCACTCTCTCCGCCAACGTCACTG GTACATTCAGAGCACATGTGCCACCTCTGGAGAAGGACTCTACGAGGGACTTGACTGGCTCTCCAACAACATTGCTAACAAG GCATAG